The Cinclus cinclus chromosome 3, bCinCin1.1, whole genome shotgun sequence genome has a window encoding:
- the LOC134042019 gene encoding serine/threonine-protein kinase pim-1-like yields MPLFPRKLADVFGMQTYVRNPGVGNGAAAGAGGCPGQNDESAVPSAWAEKPPLEQLYREGPLLGSGGFGSVYAGTRLADGVPVAIKRVSRDRVLEWARLHDGALVPLELVLLWMASWPGFRGIVRLLDWFELPDGFALVMERPERCQDLWHLLHAGGFLPEPVARALFRQVLGAVRHCTSRGVLHRDIKAENVLVDLATGEAKLIDFGCGTILQDTFYTQMAGTREYYPPEWILFGRYHGQPATIWSLGILLYQLVCRHLPFKSREDIVQGQLFFPPRVSQECQHLIRWCLSMDPADRPSLDDLL; encoded by the exons cggcggccggggcgggcgggtgccCCGGGCAGAATGACGAGAGCGCGGTGCCGTCCGCATGGGcggagaagcctcccctggagcagctgtaccgggagggcccgctgctggggagcggcggcttcggcagcgtttacgccgggacccggctcgccgacggcgtcccg gtggccatcaagcgagtgtcccgggaccgcgtcttggagtgggcgcggctg cacgacggcgcccttgtgcccctggagctggtgctgctctggatggcgtcgtggcccggcttccgcggcatcgtgcggctcctggactggttcgagctgcccgacggcttcgcgctggtcatggagcgtccggagcgctgtcaggacctctggcacctgctgcacgcgggggggttcctgccagagcccgtggcgcgggcgctgttccggcaggtgctgggggccgtgcggcactgcaccagccgcggcgtcctgcaccgcgacatcaaggccgagaacgtgctcgttgacctggccaccggcgaggcgaagctcatcgacttcggctgcggcaccatcctgcaggacacgttctacacccagatggccg gaacgcgggagtactacccaccggagtggatcctctttggccgctaccatggccagccagccaccatctggtccctgggcatcctgctctatcagctggtgtgcaggcaccttcctttcaaaagcagagaggacatcgtccagggacagctcttcttcccgccccgggtgtctcaag agtgccagcacctgatcaggtggtgcttatccatggaccctgcagacaggccatccttggatgacctttta